The following DNA comes from Acholeplasma equirhinis.
GAAAGCTTTTTAGCTAAAGCTCCAAAAGAAAAACTTGATGTTGAAAAACAAAAATATGAAGACTATCTTAAACAATATGAAGATGTCCTCAAGAAACTAGAGAATCATGTTTAATACACTAAATGATGCTAAAAACTGGGTAGAAACCCAAGTTAAATTTAGACCAAAAGTAAGTTTAGACCACATAAAGAGAGCACTCGCAATGCTCTCTTTAGACTTTAGTGGAATTAATAAAATTCATGTGACAGGTACAAATGGTAAAGGTTCCGTTTGTATGTATACAACAACTGTTTTAGTCGAAGCAGGTTTAAAAGTTGGTACATTCACATCACCTTATCTCATTTCATTTAATGAACGTATAAAACTTAATAATCAAAATATTACGGATGAAGCATTCTTAAAATTATTAAATGAGATTTACGAACTTAATGAAAATTATAAACGAGAAAGTGGAGAAACACTTTCATTCTTTGAACTTTTAACTCTTGCTGCATTAAAATATTTTGCAGAAGAAAAAGTTGATGTGATGGTAATAGAGGTTGGTATTGGTGGTTTACTTGATTCCACAAATATTTTAGATTATGATGTTTCAGTCATCACGAATGTCGGTTTAGAACATACTAAACAGTTAGGTGATACGATTGAAAAAATCACCTATAATAAACTTGGAATTGTAAAGAAAAATCATCATTTAATTACAACAATTGATCCAAAACAACATGCTCAAGTTATTGCTCATTGTCAAAATGTTGGTGCAACTTATCAATTAATTACTGATGAAATGATCAAGACAATTTCAGATTATCCATACATAATCGAATATGATAATAAACAATATGAACTATCACTGTTAGGTGATTATCAAAAATATAATGCTTCGCTTGCTATTGAGGTTGTTAGATATTTATATCCAGAAATTGATGACACCTTAATTTCTAGAGGATTATCTAAAACTATTTATCCTGGACGTTTAGAAACAGTGTTAGACGGTGTG
Coding sequences within:
- a CDS encoding bifunctional folylpolyglutamate synthase/dihydrofolate synthase, which encodes MFNTLNDAKNWVETQVKFRPKVSLDHIKRALAMLSLDFSGINKIHVTGTNGKGSVCMYTTTVLVEAGLKVGTFTSPYLISFNERIKLNNQNITDEAFLKLLNEIYELNENYKRESGETLSFFELLTLAALKYFAEEKVDVMVIEVGIGGLLDSTNILDYDVSVITNVGLEHTKQLGDTIEKITYNKLGIVKKNHHLITTIDPKQHAQVIAHCQNVGATYQLITDEMIKTISDYPYIIEYDNKQYELSLLGDYQKYNASLAIEVVRYLYPEIDDTLISRGLSKTIYPGRLETVLDGVIIDGAHNMHAINALIISLHSVFKMYNIHVLFSALSDKEPLTMLDALKPHVSTITTTAFPDTRYVTLEKLPYNFEIDPLKALKNLIKNKRENDLVIITGSLHFIGYMKKEIIPYL